From Symphalangus syndactylus isolate Jambi chromosome X, NHGRI_mSymSyn1-v2.1_pri, whole genome shotgun sequence, the proteins below share one genomic window:
- the LOC129475084 gene encoding embryonic testis differentiation protein homolog B-like translates to MTSLGAEPIRPRNSRKERECQAVTVHPLVQIFLQKKPEWSHRLPRLCRFTEVGWSQHVMDKELPKGSPREPTPNIKKSDKSFKRKKPTKNVLIFLINRQLGKHRSDIDLSRWVWMLS, encoded by the exons ATGACTTCACTTGGTGCTGAACCAATCAGGCCCCGGAACTCAAGGAAAGAGAGGGAGTGCCAAGCTGTTACTGTTCACCCTCTGGTCCAGATCTTTCTTCAGAAGAAACCTGAGTGGTCTCACAG ACTTCCTCGGTTGTGCCGTTTTACTGAGGTTGGGTGGAGTCAACACGTCATGGATAAAGAACTCCCTAAAGGCAGTCCCAGGGAGCCCACACCGAACATCAAGAAGTCAGACAAATCCTTCAAACGCAAGAAGCCCACCAAAAATGTGCTGATCTTTTTAATCAACAGACAACTGGGCAAGCACAGAAGTGACATCGACCTGTCAAGATGGGTGTGGATGCTGTCATAA